In Chlamydia sp., the following are encoded in one genomic region:
- a CDS encoding exodeoxyribonuclease VII small subunit, translated as MTKKAKSEEKVPFEDAMKRLEEIIDLMNLPTTSLEASLALYEEADQLMHVCESRIQEVEARIKQLSEKRSES; from the coding sequence ATGACGAAAAAAGCTAAAAGCGAGGAAAAAGTTCCTTTTGAAGACGCTATGAAGCGTTTAGAAGAGATTATAGATCTTATGAATCTGCCAACAACGTCTTTAGAAGCTTCTCTTGCTTTATATGAAGAGGCCGATCAGTTGATGCATGTATGCGAATCTCGTATTCAAGAAGTGGAAGCACGCATTAAACAGCTTTCCGAAAAACGGAGTGAATCGTAG
- the pyk gene encoding pyruvate kinase — MISRTKIICTIGPATNTPEMLRKLLDAGMNVARLNFSHGTHESHGRTIDILKEIREERQAPLAIMLDTKGPEIRLGQVESPIKVSPGERLTLTSKEILGSKEAGVTLYPSCVFPYIQERAPILIDDGYIQAVVVTAQDNLVEIEFQNSGEIKSNKSLSIKDIDIALPFMTEKDIADLKFGIEQDLDLIAASFVRCSEDIHSMRKILENFGQANMPIIAKIENHLGVQNFQEIAQAADGIMIARGDLGIELSIVEVPGLQKFMARVSRETGRFCITATQMLESMIRNPLPTRAEVSDVANAIYDGTSAVMLSGETASGAHPAEAVKTMRSIIQETEKTFDYNALLQLNDKNSALKVSPYLEAIGFAGIQIAERAAAKAIIVYTQTGGSPMFLSKYRPYLPIIAVTPDRHVYYRLAVEWGVYPMLTLESNRAVWRHQACVYGVEKGILSNYDKILVFSRGAGMQDTNNLTLTTVNDVLSPSFEGIS; from the coding sequence ATGATCTCAAGAACAAAAATTATTTGTACAATAGGACCTGCAACAAATACTCCAGAAATGCTACGAAAACTTCTGGATGCTGGCATGAATGTAGCTCGACTCAATTTCAGTCACGGAACTCACGAAAGCCATGGACGGACTATTGATATTCTTAAAGAAATTCGAGAAGAACGACAAGCTCCTTTAGCCATCATGTTGGATACAAAAGGACCAGAAATTCGTCTAGGCCAGGTAGAGTCTCCTATAAAAGTCAGCCCTGGCGAACGCCTTACTCTAACTAGTAAAGAAATTCTTGGATCTAAAGAAGCTGGAGTTACACTTTATCCAAGCTGTGTATTCCCTTATATTCAAGAACGTGCTCCTATCCTTATTGATGACGGCTATATCCAAGCTGTAGTTGTTACTGCTCAAGATAATTTAGTCGAAATTGAGTTTCAAAACTCAGGGGAAATAAAATCTAATAAATCGCTTAGCATTAAGGATATTGACATAGCCCTCCCCTTCATGACAGAAAAGGACATCGCAGACCTAAAATTTGGAATAGAACAAGATCTTGATCTCATTGCAGCTTCTTTCGTCCGATGCAGTGAAGACATTCATAGTATGCGTAAAATTTTAGAAAACTTTGGTCAGGCCAATATGCCAATCATTGCTAAAATAGAGAATCACCTGGGGGTACAAAATTTCCAGGAAATCGCTCAAGCTGCGGATGGTATTATGATTGCTCGGGGGGATCTCGGTATCGAGCTATCTATAGTAGAAGTGCCTGGCTTACAAAAATTTATGGCTCGCGTGTCAAGGGAAACGGGTCGTTTTTGTATCACAGCGACGCAGATGTTGGAATCTATGATCCGAAATCCTCTTCCCACACGTGCAGAAGTCTCCGATGTGGCTAACGCTATTTATGACGGCACTTCAGCCGTCATGCTATCAGGAGAAACAGCTTCAGGAGCTCACCCTGCGGAAGCAGTAAAAACCATGCGCTCCATTATCCAAGAGACAGAAAAAACTTTTGATTATAATGCCCTTCTTCAACTCAATGACAAAAATAGCGCTCTCAAAGTCTCTCCTTATCTTGAAGCTATAGGTTTTGCTGGAATTCAAATAGCAGAGAGAGCTGCTGCCAAGGCGATTATTGTGTATACACAAACGGGAGGCTCTCCCATGTTTTTATCTAAGTATCGTCCTTATCTCCCCATTATTGCTGTTACTCCTGACCGCCATGTATATTACCGTTTAGCTGTGGAATGGGGTGTCTATCCTATGTTAACACTAGAATCCAATCGTGCTGTCTGGCGTCATCAAGCCTGTGTTTATGGTGTAGAGAAAGGCATTCTTTCGAATTATGACAAAATCCTTGTCTTTAGCAGAGGAGCTGGTATGCAAGATACTAATAATCTAACATTGACTACAGTCAATGATGTCCTATCCCCATCCTTTGAAGGAATCTCATAA
- a CDS encoding SufE family protein: protein MILTIPSEHKTCLEKQEKALTLLFPENFIKDTFYKQLLQIGLSAKPFPKEFLTKENLVLGCQSDLYLHSEFRNDALFFFTYTEALISSGIAVLFSDIYSGETPETILTCKPLFFEKLSKHLSMGRSRGGESLFLRMQRIAVQYLTRKTK, encoded by the coding sequence ATGATATTAACAATCCCTTCTGAACATAAAACTTGTCTAGAAAAACAAGAAAAAGCTCTGACCCTTCTTTTTCCAGAAAATTTCATTAAGGACACCTTTTATAAACAGCTTTTGCAAATCGGACTCTCAGCAAAACCTTTCCCGAAAGAATTTTTAACAAAAGAGAATTTGGTTTTAGGCTGCCAAAGTGATCTTTATCTTCATAGTGAGTTCAGAAATGATGCACTATTCTTCTTTACCTATACTGAAGCTTTAATCTCTTCTGGTATTGCGGTGCTATTCTCTGATATTTACTCCGGAGAAACTCCTGAAACAATTTTGACCTGCAAACCACTATTTTTTGAAAAATTAAGCAAACATCTATCTATGGGACGATCTCGTGGAGGAGAATCTCTGTTTCTAAGAATGCAACGTATAGCTGTTCAATACCTGACTCGAAAAACTAAATAA
- the secE gene encoding preprotein translocase subunit SecE, translated as MGQDRRRKFLKKVSSAKKQAAFAGSFIEEIKKIEWVSKRDLRRYVKIILVSIFGFGFSIYCVDLALRKFLSLLGKVTSFFFG; from the coding sequence ATGGGGCAGGATCGCCGAAGAAAATTTCTTAAAAAAGTGTCTTCAGCAAAAAAGCAAGCGGCTTTTGCAGGCAGTTTTATTGAAGAAATTAAAAAGATTGAGTGGGTAAGTAAGCGAGATCTTAGAAGATATGTCAAAATTATTTTGGTAAGTATTTTCGGCTTTGGATTTTCCATCTATTGTGTAGATTTGGCTCTTCGGAAATTTCTTTCATTATTGGGTAAAGTAACAAGCTTTTTCTTTGGTTAA
- a CDS encoding 1-deoxy-D-xylulose-5-phosphate synthase, translating into MMNSLIQRISSPRDLRSLSLEELSPLCDELRNKIITSLSLTGGHLASNLGTVELTVALHYVFFSPDDQFIFDVGHQAYVHKLLTGRNTEAFANIRHDNGLSGFTCPHESNHDIFFSGHVGNALSLALGLAKGTQKKSSHILPILGDAAFSCGLTLEAINNIPPNLSNFIIILNDNQMSISENVGNIPQKISQWMYSHKFNRVSQKILSWFKGIPGLSHKIDIALKSISHPLFEHFGIRYLGPIDGHNVKKLISTLQTVKNLPYPVLLHVCTVKGNGLKEAEKDPIRYHGVKAHFQANSSCKQTYISETKLPLSFPQHVGNILCQLGNKYPQLQVVTPAMSLGSCLENFRKQFPDRFTDVGVAESHAVTFSAGIAKSGAPVFCSIYSTFLHRAMDNVFHDVCMQKLPVIFAIDRAGLAFHDGQSHHGIYDLGFLRLMPDMVICQPRNALILRRLFSSSLLWKRPCAIRYPNLPAMEENSNHILPFPPIFPGEAEILCTGEDLLLIALGHMCNTALTVQKHLLKYGISATVIDPIFIKPLDEKLLQSQLVQHSKVVILEEHSLRGGLATEFLLFLASHNLKADVLTLGVSDIFVPHGDPETILKSIGLTSDCIIKKILSYFNFSVQIPVEHLFKA; encoded by the coding sequence ATGATGAACTCTCTCATACAACGAATATCTTCTCCTCGAGATCTTCGCTCTTTATCCTTAGAGGAGCTCTCTCCTTTGTGCGATGAACTTCGCAATAAAATTATTACAAGTCTTTCTTTAACTGGAGGGCATTTAGCTTCCAATTTAGGGACTGTTGAGCTTACTGTCGCCTTGCATTACGTTTTTTTTTCTCCCGATGACCAATTCATTTTTGATGTCGGACATCAAGCTTATGTACATAAGTTATTAACGGGAAGGAATACAGAAGCTTTCGCTAACATACGGCATGATAACGGACTGAGTGGGTTTACCTGTCCCCACGAGTCCAACCACGACATATTTTTCTCCGGTCACGTAGGAAACGCTCTTTCTTTAGCTTTAGGGCTGGCTAAAGGGACACAAAAAAAATCTTCACATATTCTGCCCATTCTGGGGGATGCAGCCTTTTCTTGCGGGCTTACTTTGGAAGCTATAAATAACATCCCCCCAAACCTATCGAATTTCATTATTATCCTCAATGACAACCAGATGTCGATCTCCGAAAATGTAGGAAATATCCCCCAAAAAATCTCTCAATGGATGTATTCTCACAAATTCAACAGAGTATCGCAAAAAATTCTTTCTTGGTTCAAAGGCATTCCTGGTCTTTCCCATAAGATAGATATAGCTCTAAAATCCATCTCTCATCCTTTGTTCGAACACTTTGGTATTCGTTATCTAGGGCCTATCGATGGGCATAACGTCAAAAAACTTATTTCTACTCTACAAACAGTAAAAAACCTGCCTTATCCAGTCCTTTTACACGTATGCACTGTAAAAGGAAACGGCCTAAAAGAAGCTGAAAAAGATCCTATTCGTTACCACGGAGTGAAAGCACATTTTCAAGCTAATTCCTCTTGTAAACAAACGTATATTTCTGAAACAAAACTTCCTCTCTCCTTTCCCCAACATGTTGGCAACATCTTGTGTCAATTAGGGAACAAATATCCCCAACTACAGGTCGTAACTCCAGCTATGTCTCTAGGATCCTGCTTGGAAAATTTCCGCAAACAGTTTCCAGATCGGTTCACTGATGTAGGAGTAGCGGAAAGCCATGCTGTAACTTTTTCAGCAGGAATAGCCAAGAGCGGAGCTCCAGTATTCTGCTCTATTTACTCTACTTTTTTGCACAGAGCAATGGACAACGTGTTTCACGATGTCTGTATGCAAAAGCTTCCCGTAATCTTTGCTATTGACCGTGCAGGCTTAGCTTTCCATGATGGACAAAGCCATCATGGTATTTACGACTTGGGATTCTTGCGCTTAATGCCCGATATGGTGATTTGCCAACCGAGAAATGCTCTCATACTCAGACGGCTGTTCTCTTCCTCTTTGCTTTGGAAACGACCTTGTGCCATTCGATATCCGAATCTCCCGGCTATGGAAGAAAATTCTAATCATATTCTCCCTTTTCCTCCAATTTTCCCTGGAGAAGCCGAAATTCTTTGCACGGGAGAAGATCTATTGTTAATCGCACTTGGACATATGTGCAACACTGCTTTGACTGTCCAAAAACACCTTCTTAAATATGGAATTTCGGCAACTGTCATTGACCCAATTTTTATAAAACCATTAGATGAGAAACTTCTGCAATCCCAACTTGTCCAACATTCGAAAGTAGTAATCTTAGAAGAACATTCTCTTCGTGGAGGGTTAGCTACTGAATTTCTGCTTTTCTTGGCCAGCCATAACCTCAAAGCCGATGTTCTCACATTAGGGGTTTCTGATATATTTGTCCCTCATGGCGATCCAGAGACCATTTTAAAATCAATAGGGCTAACTAGTGACTGTATTATCAAAAAAATTCTTTCTTATTTCAATTTTTCTGTACAAATTCCTGTTGAACACTTGTTTAAAGCCTAG
- the tuf gene encoding elongation factor Tu encodes MSKETFQRNKPHINIGTIGHVDHGKTTLTAAITRALSGDGLADFRDYSSIDNTPEEKARGITINASHVEYETPNRHYAHVDCPGHADYVKNMITGAAQMDGAILVVSATDGAMPQTKEHILLARQVGVPYIVVFLNKIDMISEEDAELVDLVEMELAELLEEKGYKGCPIIRGSALKALEGDPAYIEKVRELMQAVDDNIPTPEREIDKPFLMPIEDVFSISGRGTVVTGRIERGIVKVSDKVQLVGLRDTKDTIVTGVEMFRKELPEGRAGENVGLLLRGIGKNDVERGMVVCLPNSVKPHTQFKCAVYVLQKEEGGRHKPFFTGYRPQFFFRTTDVTGVVTLPEGVEMVMPGDNVEFEVQLISPVALEEGMRFAIREGGRTIGAGTISKIIA; translated from the coding sequence ATGTCAAAAGAAACTTTTCAACGTAATAAGCCTCATATCAACATAGGGACCATTGGACACGTTGACCATGGTAAGACTACGTTGACAGCTGCTATTACGCGTGCGTTGTCTGGAGATGGGTTGGCTGATTTTCGTGATTATAGCTCTATTGACAACACTCCTGAAGAAAAAGCTCGTGGTATTACGATTAACGCTTCCCACGTTGAGTACGAAACTCCTAATCGCCACTATGCTCACGTGGATTGTCCTGGTCACGCCGATTACGTCAAGAATATGATCACCGGTGCTGCTCAAATGGATGGGGCCATTTTGGTTGTTTCTGCGACAGATGGAGCAATGCCTCAGACTAAAGAGCACATTCTTTTGGCAAGACAAGTGGGTGTTCCTTACATCGTTGTTTTCCTCAATAAAATTGATATGATTTCCGAAGAAGATGCTGAGCTCGTTGATTTAGTTGAAATGGAGTTGGCCGAGCTTCTTGAAGAAAAAGGATATAAGGGATGTCCAATTATCAGAGGTTCTGCTTTGAAAGCTTTAGAAGGAGATCCTGCATACATAGAGAAGGTTCGAGAGCTAATGCAAGCTGTCGATGATAATATCCCAACTCCAGAAAGAGAAATTGATAAGCCTTTCTTAATGCCTATTGAGGATGTATTTTCTATTTCTGGACGAGGAACAGTAGTAACTGGACGTATTGAACGTGGAATTGTTAAGGTTTCCGATAAAGTTCAGTTAGTTGGTCTTAGAGATACTAAAGATACGATCGTTACAGGGGTTGAAATGTTCAGAAAAGAGCTTCCTGAAGGTCGTGCAGGAGAAAACGTCGGATTGCTCCTTAGGGGTATTGGTAAAAATGACGTTGAAAGAGGAATGGTCGTTTGTTTGCCAAACAGTGTTAAACCTCATACACAATTTAAGTGTGCTGTTTACGTTTTGCAAAAGGAAGAGGGCGGTCGTCACAAGCCTTTCTTCACGGGATATAGACCTCAGTTCTTCTTCCGTACTACAGACGTTACAGGTGTTGTAACTTTGCCTGAAGGAGTTGAAATGGTTATGCCTGGAGATAATGTCGAGTTTGAAGTGCAATTAATTAGTCCTGTGGCTTTGGAAGAAGGAATGAGATTTGCCATTCGAGAAGGCGGTCGTACAATTGGCGCTGGAACTATTTCTAAAATCATTGCATAA
- the infA gene encoding translation initiation factor IF-1, protein MAKKEDTIVLEGKVEELLPGMHFKVMLENGVPITAHLCGKMRMSNIRLLVGDRVTVEMSTYDLTKARVVYRHR, encoded by the coding sequence ATGGCAAAAAAAGAAGATACGATCGTTCTAGAAGGTAAGGTGGAAGAGCTGCTTCCTGGTATGCATTTCAAGGTAATGTTGGAGAACGGGGTCCCCATTACTGCGCATTTGTGCGGTAAAATGCGTATGAGCAATATCCGTCTTCTAGTTGGAGATCGTGTAACTGTTGAAATGTCCACTTATGATTTGACAAAAGCGCGAGTTGTCTACAGACATCGTTAG
- a CDS encoding phosphoribosylanthranilate isomerase → MKVKICGVTHPDDAREAAKAGADYVGMIFSKDSRRCVTEETAKYIVEAIRDGGAEPVGVFPNRSVEEILSIAETIGISSIQLSGRDIVCKFTQLRELFSIFYVVFVHSNGQPSAIIPSMNKAVTVVYDHIGGERGRPFDWKAFSPFQHDNWMLGGGVNFFNIKEAVRLLNPKGIDVSSGVERPGLLRKDIALMQKLIDSVKELSVLTP, encoded by the coding sequence ATGAAGGTGAAAATCTGTGGTGTTACACATCCTGATGACGCACGAGAAGCTGCCAAAGCTGGGGCTGATTATGTCGGAATGATTTTCTCTAAGGATTCTCGAAGATGCGTTACTGAAGAAACTGCAAAGTATATTGTAGAAGCAATACGTGATGGTGGAGCTGAGCCTGTAGGAGTATTCCCTAATCGCTCAGTGGAAGAAATTCTGTCAATTGCAGAGACAATAGGGATTTCTAGCATTCAGTTATCCGGGCGGGATATTGTATGCAAATTTACTCAGTTGCGCGAGCTTTTTTCTATTTTTTATGTTGTGTTTGTACATTCCAATGGACAACCATCTGCGATAATTCCTTCGATGAATAAAGCTGTTACAGTAGTTTACGATCATATTGGAGGAGAGAGGGGGCGGCCTTTTGATTGGAAGGCATTTTCTCCATTTCAACACGATAACTGGATGTTGGGAGGAGGAGTAAATTTTTTTAATATCAAAGAAGCTGTACGACTTCTAAATCCTAAAGGGATCGATGTATCCTCTGGAGTTGAGAGACCGGGTCTTCTGCGAAAAGATATTGCTTTGATGCAAAAGTTGATAGATTCTGTTAAAGAACTTTCCGTTTTGACACCTTAG
- the xseA gene encoding exodeoxyribonuclease VII large subunit, which yields MSVSSPPVEVSVLTDSIKNLLETNFLRVVVKGELSNVSLQTSGHLYFAIKDSKAVLNGAFFHFRNKYFDRKPKNGDYVILHGKLTVYAPRGQYQIVAHALIFSGEGNLLQQFEERKQRLAAEGYFNPSLKQQLPPGARTIGVITSPTGAVIQDILRVLSRRCHQFQMILYPVTVQGFTAAQEISRAIQAFNQQDMGVDVLIIARGGGSIEDLWAFNEEILVKAVAQSSIPIISAVGHETDFTLCDFAADVRAPTPSAAAEIVCKSSEQYHQELQNLLHYVSSHARQFIEAKKNLLIYWQKRLVTADFYQTAQQTLDYAHQALEKAIEAKLNYHKQLLTQYKRWLRNDTSIRIKKHISDLYQALSLSIKNKIYAKKNSLQYLYTSYLKNELINFQHRTHHYQVVLNQFSRRLHTAILKSQQMHQQDLSRLQAEISFSTQHLLTKAKERCRTVQEQVASLNPKNVLKRGFAQLFDFNKRSVIISAKSIKQSDLVRVCLQDGEAILSVKEIWLNNDEKS from the coding sequence ATGTCAGTATCATCTCCTCCTGTAGAAGTCTCTGTTCTCACAGACTCAATCAAAAATCTTTTAGAAACCAATTTTTTGCGAGTGGTGGTTAAAGGAGAACTAAGCAACGTTTCTCTACAAACAAGCGGCCATTTATATTTTGCCATTAAGGATAGCAAAGCTGTGCTCAATGGTGCTTTTTTTCATTTTCGAAATAAATATTTCGATCGCAAACCTAAAAATGGAGACTATGTCATCCTCCATGGAAAGCTTACCGTTTATGCACCCAGAGGACAGTACCAAATCGTAGCCCATGCTCTTATTTTCTCAGGAGAAGGTAACTTATTACAACAATTCGAAGAACGAAAACAACGTCTTGCTGCAGAAGGATATTTTAACCCTAGTCTAAAGCAACAACTCCCCCCAGGAGCCCGAACCATAGGCGTAATCACTAGCCCTACAGGAGCAGTAATTCAAGATATTTTACGCGTTCTTTCTCGCCGCTGTCATCAATTCCAAATGATCCTTTATCCGGTTACCGTCCAAGGCTTCACAGCCGCTCAAGAAATTTCTCGAGCTATTCAAGCTTTTAATCAACAAGATATGGGCGTTGATGTCCTTATTATCGCTAGAGGTGGCGGCAGTATAGAAGACCTGTGGGCTTTCAATGAAGAAATTTTAGTCAAAGCTGTCGCACAAAGTTCGATTCCTATTATTTCTGCTGTTGGACATGAAACCGATTTCACTCTTTGCGACTTTGCTGCTGATGTACGTGCTCCTACTCCTTCGGCAGCAGCAGAAATTGTCTGTAAAAGTAGTGAACAATACCACCAAGAACTTCAAAACCTACTTCACTATGTTTCCTCTCACGCAAGGCAATTTATCGAAGCTAAGAAGAATCTGCTAATCTATTGGCAAAAACGTCTGGTAACAGCCGATTTTTATCAAACAGCGCAACAAACCTTAGATTACGCTCACCAAGCTCTAGAGAAAGCTATAGAAGCTAAACTTAACTATCACAAACAACTCCTGACACAATATAAACGTTGGTTAAGAAACGATACCTCAATCCGAATAAAGAAACATATATCCGACCTTTATCAAGCTTTGTCTCTTTCTATTAAAAATAAAATTTATGCAAAAAAAAACTCTTTGCAGTACCTCTATACTTCTTACTTAAAAAATGAATTAATTAATTTTCAGCACCGCACTCATCATTACCAAGTGGTTCTAAATCAATTTTCCCGAAGACTACATACCGCAATATTAAAATCACAACAAATGCATCAACAAGATCTTTCTCGTTTGCAAGCAGAGATTTCTTTTTCTACACAACATCTTCTAACTAAAGCAAAAGAACGCTGCCGAACTGTACAAGAACAGGTCGCTTCTTTAAATCCAAAAAATGTTTTAAAGCGAGGTTTTGCCCAGCTCTTTGACTTTAATAAACGCTCTGTTATCATCTCAGCGAAATCTATTAAACAAAGCGATCTTGTTCGGGTCTGCCTTCAAGACGGCGAAGCGATTTTATCAGTAAAAGAAATTTGGCTTAACAATGACGAAAAAAGCTAA
- a CDS encoding DUF687 family protein, with protein MPDPCSNNNKEETCLRMCSDEEYSAGSIGQSSSVGGEESTNTSSVQAQVTAEHVNVMVVGEGDSGSSSAVETVDCSFNAFEDVRAGVRICDFDDDEDSNQIPCVEVGYVNASGLSPRSVWGESLQLSEMLHRPVVAIPNAGGRACSMLARGLGLSNCCQISANHSTVRALLRTWYKFFLQEEAKVFLQIYYGDGGLFVERALQLFSWSPHCLRIRVVGINPSFFVSTISNRYFYMSPGSCGRLLDINGYLAARQEGCVSCIPFSPYTQGIIPQVGDACFELALRMEFMNAAGLDSLMIENLPAGENLHSPNLQVVRVVSSEESRAFTRLTAALNEDMRSSVRSGNPFPVPAVRLILLLTSLFRHALTATKAAYSYSPQSMSVLDAFDAGFTASYIGGVSSEIFLLCTNRSDRAHRLRLFRMLARLFSSWGGLIGMVELSVCYGVTINLLIQNDPQTSCTRNALLWLESTLTPVIILDLASRNFPRLWDAVVGLGMRIMTPSMWREERERIASSNQGNMALVRSGRRGRYNSRHHTAFGLSVELISVICGGLVQLMFVGLDGFNLRLSEECRTFSCNNTISQSSSHNITAIANTTNGCSNGINSTVRDIYPQIMGIRNADIESGSVARVLNTIRMIWCGVMLLYFLYTAFRLVRNSHRRN; from the coding sequence ATGCCTGATCCATGTTCCAATAATAACAAAGAAGAGACTTGTTTACGTATGTGTAGTGACGAAGAGTACTCTGCTGGGTCGATTGGTCAGAGTTCTTCGGTGGGGGGAGAAGAATCTACAAACACGTCTTCCGTACAGGCTCAGGTTACCGCAGAACATGTGAATGTAATGGTTGTAGGAGAGGGTGATAGTGGTTCTTCCTCAGCTGTAGAAACTGTAGATTGTAGTTTTAATGCTTTTGAGGATGTTCGTGCTGGAGTGCGTATTTGTGATTTTGATGATGATGAGGATAGTAATCAAATTCCATGTGTTGAAGTAGGATATGTTAATGCAAGCGGGTTATCTCCGCGTAGTGTTTGGGGAGAAAGTCTCCAGTTGAGTGAGATGCTGCATCGACCTGTGGTTGCTATCCCTAATGCAGGTGGAAGAGCTTGTAGTATGCTCGCTAGAGGATTAGGTTTATCAAATTGTTGTCAGATCTCAGCCAATCACTCAACTGTACGCGCCTTATTAAGAACGTGGTACAAATTTTTTTTACAAGAAGAAGCAAAAGTCTTTCTGCAGATTTATTATGGGGACGGAGGGTTGTTTGTAGAGAGAGCTCTTCAGCTATTTTCCTGGTCTCCTCACTGTTTACGTATTCGAGTTGTTGGAATCAATCCGTCGTTTTTTGTTTCCACTATTTCGAATAGATACTTCTATATGAGTCCTGGTAGTTGTGGAAGGTTGTTGGATATAAATGGATATTTAGCTGCTAGGCAGGAAGGGTGTGTTTCTTGTATTCCATTTTCTCCATATACACAAGGTATTATCCCTCAAGTTGGAGACGCTTGTTTTGAACTTGCTTTGCGTATGGAATTCATGAATGCCGCCGGTTTAGATTCTTTGATGATAGAGAATCTTCCTGCAGGAGAAAATCTCCATTCTCCTAATTTACAGGTGGTTAGAGTAGTTTCTTCTGAAGAAAGTCGTGCTTTTACTCGTTTAACAGCTGCTTTGAATGAGGATATGAGATCTTCTGTGCGCTCTGGAAATCCTTTCCCTGTGCCTGCTGTACGATTGATTCTTTTGTTAACTTCTCTATTTAGACATGCTCTAACTGCAACGAAGGCAGCATATTCGTATTCTCCGCAATCAATGAGTGTACTGGATGCGTTCGATGCTGGATTTACAGCTTCTTATATTGGTGGGGTTTCTTCAGAAATTTTTCTTTTGTGTACTAATCGTTCTGACAGAGCTCACCGTTTACGTTTGTTTAGGATGCTTGCAAGACTATTCTCCTCTTGGGGAGGGTTAATTGGAATGGTTGAGTTAAGTGTCTGCTATGGAGTAACGATAAACTTATTGATTCAAAATGATCCGCAAACTAGCTGTACAAGAAACGCGCTTTTATGGCTAGAATCTACTCTCACACCTGTAATTATATTAGATCTTGCATCAAGAAATTTCCCTAGATTGTGGGATGCGGTTGTAGGATTAGGAATGAGAATCATGACTCCATCTATGTGGAGAGAAGAAAGAGAGAGGATTGCTTCATCGAATCAAGGAAATATGGCTTTGGTTAGAAGTGGTCGGAGAGGGCGATACAATTCCAGACATCATACGGCTTTTGGGCTTTCTGTAGAACTGATATCCGTAATTTGTGGGGGTCTAGTACAGCTAATGTTTGTGGGATTAGATGGGTTTAATTTAAGACTGTCTGAAGAATGCCGAACATTTTCTTGCAATAATACTATATCTCAATCTTCTTCTCATAACATTACGGCAATTGCAAATACGACTAATGGATGCTCTAACGGTATTAACAGTACTGTAAGAGATATTTACCCTCAAATAATGGGAATAAGGAACGCGGATATTGAAAGTGGAAGTGTTGCTCGAGTTCTCAATACCATACGTATGATCTGGTGTGGAGTCATGCTATTATACTTTCTGTATACTGCATTCCGCTTAGTAAGAAATTCTCATCGAAGAAACTAA
- the tpiA gene encoding triose-phosphate isomerase — protein sequence MLTNKEIHTTTEQFPTWADLLSSKSPRRFIFGNWKMNKTFSETQSFLKNFISCKTFSNSKITVGIIPPFTVLMACQQVLKSSHILLGAQTVHEENSGAFTGEISAPMLKDIGVDFVLIGHSERRHIFHEQNHILAKKMLAAINNNVIPVLCIGETLKEQESGATQDVLSEQLTTGLSDFPKQAPFILAYEPVWAIGTGKAANPEKVQEIHAFCRKTVSNLVSKDSAKHIPILYGGSVKADNARYLSRCPDINGLLVGGASLSSESFLAIIEQFGIS from the coding sequence ATGCTTACAAATAAAGAAATCCATACAACTACAGAACAGTTTCCAACATGGGCAGACCTTCTCTCCTCTAAATCACCAAGACGGTTTATTTTTGGGAATTGGAAAATGAACAAAACTTTTTCCGAAACCCAATCTTTTTTAAAAAATTTTATCTCTTGTAAGACCTTTTCTAATTCAAAAATTACTGTAGGGATTATCCCTCCTTTTACAGTCTTGATGGCTTGTCAACAAGTATTAAAAAGCTCTCACATCCTTTTGGGAGCCCAAACTGTCCACGAAGAAAATTCGGGGGCTTTTACAGGTGAAATTTCAGCTCCTATGCTCAAAGATATTGGAGTAGACTTTGTTCTCATTGGCCATTCTGAAAGAAGACATATCTTCCATGAGCAAAATCATATACTCGCAAAAAAAATGCTCGCAGCGATTAACAATAACGTCATTCCAGTTCTTTGCATTGGGGAAACCCTTAAAGAACAGGAATCTGGAGCAACTCAGGATGTTTTATCGGAACAATTAACCACAGGATTATCTGATTTCCCTAAACAGGCCCCTTTTATTCTAGCATACGAACCTGTCTGGGCTATTGGCACAGGAAAAGCAGCTAATCCTGAAAAGGTTCAAGAAATTCATGCCTTTTGTAGAAAAACCGTCTCGAATCTTGTTTCCAAAGATTCTGCAAAACATATTCCTATTCTTTATGGAGGCTCTGTAAAAGCAGATAATGCTCGCTATCTTTCTCGCTGCCCCGATATTAATGGTCTTTTAGTTGGAGGGGCCTCTTTATCTTCTGAAAGTTTTCTTGCGATCATAGAACAATTTGGTATCTCATAA